From one Coffea eugenioides isolate CCC68of chromosome 11, Ceug_1.0, whole genome shotgun sequence genomic stretch:
- the LOC113752140 gene encoding probable disease resistance protein RF9, whose product MDVAERYLEELANRCMVEIKVHEQGKHAVTKLESCRIHDLMRDLCLAKAKEENLYKNIHELKIVDCLCKKLPDYQSHMFPDPAILAQLKLYCTRIEEDPIGTLERLLNLRMMELGMDSFRGLEMICHSMGFPQLKHLGFHGLGNVKQWKVDEGVMPKVSSLRIWY is encoded by the exons aTGGATGTTGCAGAGCGTTACTTGGAAGAATTAGCTAATAGATGCATGGTTGAGATTAAAGTACATGAGCAGGGGAAGCATGCAGTAACAAAGTTGGAGTCATGTCGGATTCATGATCTTATGAGAGATCTATGCTTAGCCAAGGCAAAAGAGGAGAATTTGTATAA GAATATTCATGAATTGAAAATCGTGGATTGTTTATGCAAGAAGTTGCCGGATTACCAATCCCATATGTTTCCTGACCCTGCAATACTTGCTCAATTGAAGCTGTATTGTACTAGAATTGAGGAAGACCCAATTGGAACACTCGAGAGGCTTCTTAACTTAAGAATGATGGAACTTGGGATGGATTCTTTTCGGGGCCTAGAAATGATTTGCCACTCAATGGGATTTCCCCAACTAAAACATCTCGGGTTTCATGGTTTGGGTAACGTAAAGCAGTGGAAAGTGGATGAAGGGGTCATGCCTAAGGTCTCAAGTTTACGGATTTGGTactga